Genomic DNA from Terriglobales bacterium:
GGCTTCAGGTCGCGGTGCACGATGCCCTGCCTGTGGGCGCGCTCCAGAGCGTCGGCGATCTGGATGGCGATGGGCAGCAATTGCTCGGGCGGCAGCGGCCCCTTCTGCAGCCGCTGGTCCAGGGTCTCTCCCTCCAGGTACTCCATCACCAGGAAGTCCACGCCCGCCTGGTGGCCGACGTCGTAGAGGGTGCAGATGTTGGGATGGGAGAGGGTGGCCACCGCCTTGGCTTCGCGGTCGAGGCGCTGGCGCAGCCCGGCGTCGTCGGCCAGGTGCGCGGGCAGGATCTTGATGGCCACGGTGCGCTCCAGGCGGGTGTCGCGGG
This window encodes:
- a CDS encoding serine/threonine-protein kinase; the protein is MPLTSGQKLGPYEILSAAGAGGMGEVYRARDTRLERTVAIKILPAHLADDAGLRQRLDREAKAVATLSHPNICTLYDVGHQAGVDFLVMEYLEGETLDQRLQKGPLPPEQLLPIAIQIADALERAHRQGIVHRDLKP